Within Phaeodactylum tricornutum CCAP 1055/1 chromosome 15, whole genome shotgun sequence, the genomic segment atcatcttcataCCAGTTTGTGTGGTGTGCTACTACAGCAGGGACAGCTCCTACCTTGGAAAAGATATTGTTACCAAAGGCAGCATTGGGCAGAACTGGAAATACTAGTAGCTGTACCGGTGACTCCATGTCTTGTTCTAAAATTGGATCTTGATCAACCCCTGCTTCCATATGATGCAAATAAGTCTCTGCTGCAATATCTGTTGCTAATCTTGGAAGTGCACCAATTTTGTTGAGCAGGTTGTTGGGTGCTGCCACAGCTGCTGTATCAGAATCATTTGGTGACATTGTCAAGTTTGGTA encodes:
- a CDS encoding predicted protein, whose amino-acid sequence is MSPNDSDTAAVAAPNNLLNKIGALPRLATDIAAETYLHHMEAGVDQDPILEQDMESPVQLLVFPVLPNAAFGNNIFSKVGAVPAVVAHHTNWYEDDEATLSDTNGSVPIKDFGISTPIG